A genomic segment from Eisenibacter elegans DSM 3317 encodes:
- a CDS encoding lipoate--protein ligase codes for MKFLVDNRAHTHPAYNLALEEYLLRHADPTHEYVLLYRNASSVVVGKHQNILEEVNWPYVREAGVKVVRRISGGGTVYHDTNNMNFSFITRYDSHKVGNYPLFNAPVIAALNSLGVPAMANHRNDIIAEGKKISGNAQFSSTKMMMSHGTLLIEADLERLRQAIQPPIDKISSNGVKSYRSQVENIRHWLGQDLSLQTIEEALICHIFEVFTAEAAPRYQLDEAAWQAIEALVQEKYLGWAWTLGRNPACTIERSRPLGLGILTATIHIREGRIQELALEAPHITPEVLQAVSQSLLQSPYEYTQIQQQLRHLNNTQASVDQWAAAICDFVWPI; via the coding sequence ATGAAATTTCTGGTAGACAATCGGGCCCATACCCATCCGGCGTACAACCTTGCCCTCGAAGAGTACCTCTTGCGCCACGCCGACCCCACACACGAATACGTACTGCTGTACCGCAATGCGTCATCTGTGGTTGTGGGCAAGCACCAAAATATCCTAGAAGAAGTCAACTGGCCCTATGTGCGTGAGGCAGGCGTAAAAGTAGTGCGGCGCATTTCGGGTGGTGGTACGGTCTATCATGATACCAACAATATGAATTTCAGCTTTATTACCCGCTACGACAGCCACAAAGTGGGTAATTATCCATTGTTCAATGCGCCGGTGATTGCGGCACTCAACAGTTTGGGAGTTCCGGCAATGGCCAACCACCGCAACGACATCATTGCCGAAGGCAAAAAAATATCGGGTAATGCCCAGTTTTCGTCTACCAAAATGATGATGAGCCACGGCACCCTGTTGATAGAAGCTGACCTGGAGCGCCTGCGCCAAGCAATTCAGCCACCAATCGACAAGATCAGCTCCAACGGTGTGAAATCTTATCGAAGCCAAGTAGAAAATATCCGCCACTGGTTAGGCCAAGACCTCAGCCTCCAAACAATAGAAGAAGCCTTGATATGCCATATTTTTGAAGTATTTACAGCAGAAGCAGCACCACGCTATCAGCTCGATGAGGCCGCTTGGCAAGCCATAGAAGCATTGGTTCAAGAAAAATACCTTGGCTGGGCTTGGACACTAGGCCGCAACCCTGCCTGTACGATTGAGCGCAGCCGCCCATTAGGGCTCGGAATCCTGACTGCTACCATACACATCCGCGAAGGCCGTATCCAAGAATTGGCGCTCGAAGCCCCCCATATTACCCCAGAAGTGTTGCAAGCAGTCAGCCAATCATTGCTCCAAAGTCCTTATGAATACACCCAAATCCAACAACAACTCCGCCACCTAAACAATACTCAGGCCTCTGTAGATCAATGGGCAGCAGCAATCTGTGATTTTGTCTGGCCAATATAA
- the ileS gene encoding isoleucine--tRNA ligase, which yields MKKYREKEADYPSLEQEILQFWQTNNIFDQSISSRQGQPQFTFYEGPPSANGKPGIHHVMARTIKDIFCRYKTLQGFQVQRKAGWDTHGLPVELQVEKELGITKDDIGTKVSVDEYNQRCRETVMKYTDEWRALTEQMGYWVDMDNPYVTYHNTYIESVWHLLQKLHQKGLLYKGYTVQPYSPKAGTGLSSHELNQPGCYRDVTDTSITAQFAVRRNEASAFLFDSPDEEVFVLAWTTTPWTLPSNCALAIGEKIAYVKVKTFNPYTHAPVSVVLAKDRVGAYFNAKAAELALTDYQPSQKLIPYQVGEAFEGKALVGIRYTQLMPYISNENLEKNAFRVIPGDFVTTEDGTGVVHTASVFGADDFRVAQQNNVPAVMIKDEQGNDVPLVDKQGRFVAPLVAGMNADLRQIAQKHGKAPHEYDLPKYMKAEYEEGEAPEYSSDVLISILLKEQNKAFKVEKYVHSYPHCWRTDKPILYYPLDSWFVRTTAMKDKLVALNKTINWKPQSTGEGRFGNWLENLVDWNLSRQRYWGIPLPIWRTTDGTEEKAIGSVEELNRELRRAVVEYKVYDLPEVKASKQVNPDIVKQLLQAWETHQDFSKGLTDLHRPYIDSVVLVSESGKPMFRELDLIDVWFDSGAMPYAQWHYPFENQERFQQAYPADFIAEGVDQTRGWFFTLHAIAGMLFDSVAFKNVVSNGLVLDAKGQKMSKRLGNAVDPFFVLNKYGADATRWYMVSNANPWDNLRFSWTTAEERAKGIEERSEKIEEVQRRFFGTLRNTYAFFALYANLDNFSYQEAPVPLAKRPESDRWIISKLNSLAAAVAEAYEDYEPTKAARLIQDFTIDDLSNWYVRLNRKRFWKGEYNEDKIAAYQTLYDCLMTVAKLASPVMPFFSERLYQNLNEVSQREPEASIHLTRFPQADNAAIDTALEQKMTLAQRISSLTHALRKKDNLRVRLPLSRILIPTLDAQTRQYVEAVADLIMSEVNVKQVECISDDSDILVKSVKPNFRTLGQKFKAQVKEVSAVIQQFSTDDIRALEQAGQLEKEGFVLTLDDVIISSEDVQGLSVLSENGLTVALDTTLTDALQQEGIARDLVNRIQNIRKDMQLEVQDKIQIILQKGEAFNDAAFENFKEYICEETQALSLVLQPQVSQGRTIEMEGFVLEALIQKA from the coding sequence GTGAAAAAGTACAGAGAAAAAGAAGCAGACTACCCAAGTCTTGAGCAAGAAATCCTACAGTTTTGGCAAACCAACAACATTTTTGACCAAAGCATCAGCAGCCGCCAAGGGCAGCCTCAGTTTACCTTTTATGAAGGCCCTCCCTCGGCTAATGGTAAGCCCGGCATTCACCACGTAATGGCGCGAACGATTAAGGATATTTTTTGCCGCTACAAGACCCTGCAAGGTTTTCAAGTACAGCGTAAGGCCGGGTGGGATACCCACGGCCTACCCGTAGAGCTGCAAGTAGAAAAAGAACTCGGCATCACCAAAGATGACATTGGCACCAAAGTATCGGTAGACGAATACAATCAACGCTGCCGCGAAACGGTTATGAAATACACCGATGAGTGGCGTGCGCTGACCGAGCAGATGGGCTATTGGGTGGATATGGACAACCCCTACGTAACCTATCACAATACCTATATCGAGTCTGTTTGGCATTTGCTCCAAAAGCTCCACCAAAAAGGCTTGCTCTACAAGGGCTATACCGTACAGCCCTACTCACCCAAAGCAGGTACAGGGCTTAGCTCACACGAACTGAACCAGCCGGGTTGCTACCGCGATGTAACGGATACGTCTATCACGGCGCAGTTTGCTGTTCGTCGTAATGAGGCCTCTGCCTTCCTGTTCGACAGCCCCGACGAAGAGGTGTTTGTATTGGCTTGGACCACCACCCCCTGGACACTGCCCTCTAACTGTGCCTTGGCCATTGGCGAAAAGATTGCTTATGTCAAGGTCAAAACTTTCAACCCCTACACCCACGCTCCTGTGTCAGTGGTCTTGGCCAAAGACCGTGTGGGTGCGTATTTCAATGCCAAGGCTGCCGAGCTGGCCTTGACCGACTACCAGCCCAGTCAAAAACTTATTCCTTACCAAGTAGGAGAGGCTTTTGAGGGCAAAGCCTTGGTAGGCATCCGCTATACACAACTGATGCCCTATATCAGCAACGAAAACTTGGAGAAAAACGCCTTCCGAGTGATTCCCGGCGACTTCGTAACGACCGAGGATGGTACGGGTGTGGTGCATACGGCTTCGGTGTTTGGCGCCGACGACTTCCGCGTAGCCCAACAAAACAATGTGCCTGCTGTGATGATTAAAGATGAGCAAGGGAACGACGTGCCTCTTGTTGATAAACAAGGGCGCTTTGTGGCTCCTTTGGTAGCCGGAATGAACGCAGACCTGCGCCAAATAGCCCAAAAACACGGCAAAGCCCCCCACGAATACGACCTGCCCAAGTATATGAAGGCAGAGTATGAAGAAGGAGAAGCCCCCGAGTACAGCTCTGATGTGCTAATCTCCATCTTGCTCAAAGAACAAAACAAGGCCTTTAAGGTAGAAAAATACGTTCACTCTTACCCACACTGTTGGCGTACCGACAAGCCTATCTTGTATTATCCGCTCGACTCTTGGTTTGTCCGTACTACTGCGATGAAGGACAAGCTGGTGGCACTCAACAAAACCATCAACTGGAAGCCGCAGTCTACCGGTGAAGGCCGTTTTGGCAACTGGCTCGAAAACCTAGTAGACTGGAACCTATCACGCCAACGCTACTGGGGTATTCCGCTGCCCATCTGGCGCACTACAGACGGCACAGAGGAGAAGGCCATCGGTAGTGTGGAGGAGCTAAACCGCGAACTCCGACGCGCTGTCGTGGAGTACAAGGTATACGACCTGCCCGAAGTGAAGGCTTCAAAACAAGTAAACCCGGACATTGTCAAGCAGCTGCTACAAGCCTGGGAAACACATCAAGATTTTTCAAAAGGCCTTACCGACTTACACCGCCCCTATATCGATAGTGTGGTACTGGTGTCTGAGTCGGGCAAGCCTATGTTCCGCGAGTTAGACCTGATAGATGTCTGGTTTGACTCGGGTGCTATGCCTTATGCCCAATGGCACTATCCGTTCGAAAATCAGGAGCGCTTCCAACAAGCTTATCCTGCTGACTTTATTGCAGAGGGGGTAGACCAAACCCGTGGGTGGTTTTTTACCCTGCACGCCATCGCCGGAATGCTCTTTGATTCGGTGGCTTTCAAAAATGTAGTCTCTAATGGCTTGGTGTTGGATGCCAAAGGACAGAAAATGTCTAAACGTTTGGGCAATGCCGTAGACCCATTCTTTGTGCTCAACAAGTACGGCGCCGATGCAACGCGCTGGTATATGGTCAGCAATGCCAACCCCTGGGACAACCTGCGCTTCAGCTGGACTACTGCCGAAGAACGCGCCAAGGGTATTGAAGAACGCTCCGAAAAGATAGAAGAAGTGCAGCGCCGGTTTTTTGGCACTTTGCGCAATACCTATGCGTTTTTTGCGCTTTATGCCAACCTCGACAACTTCAGCTACCAAGAGGCTCCTGTGCCTTTGGCCAAACGCCCCGAAAGCGACCGCTGGATTATCTCCAAGCTCAATTCTTTGGCCGCTGCTGTGGCCGAAGCTTACGAAGATTATGAGCCTACCAAGGCGGCACGCCTCATTCAGGACTTCACCATCGACGACCTAAGCAACTGGTATGTGCGTCTCAACCGCAAACGTTTCTGGAAAGGGGAGTACAACGAAGATAAAATCGCTGCTTACCAAACCCTCTACGATTGCTTGATGACGGTGGCCAAGTTGGCTTCTCCGGTAATGCCTTTCTTCAGTGAGCGCCTCTACCAAAACCTCAACGAGGTCAGCCAACGCGAGCCCGAAGCTTCTATCCACCTCACACGCTTTCCGCAAGCCGACAACGCCGCCATCGATACGGCACTGGAGCAAAAAATGACCCTCGCGCAGCGCATCTCTTCGCTCACACACGCCCTACGCAAGAAGGACAACCTGCGTGTGCGCCTGCCACTGAGCCGTATTCTGATACCCACGCTCGATGCCCAAACCCGCCAATATGTGGAGGCCGTAGCTGACTTGATTATGAGCGAGGTCAATGTGAAGCAAGTTGAGTGCATCAGCGACGATTCGGACATTTTGGTCAAAAGTGTCAAACCCAACTTCCGTACCTTGGGGCAGAAGTTTAAGGCCCAAGTAAAAGAGGTGTCGGCTGTTATTCAGCAATTTAGCACGGATGACATCCGGGCGCTGGAGCAAGCCGGCCAACTCGAAAAAGAAGGTTTTGTACTCACCTTGGATGATGTCATCATCAGTTCTGAAGATGTGCAGGGGCTTTCGGTCTTGTCTGAAAACGGTCTGACCGTTGCCCTCGATACTACATTGACCGATGCGCTACAACAAGAAGGCATTGCCCGCGACTTGGTAAACCGCATCCAAAATATCCGTAAGGATATGCAGCTCGAAGTACAGGACAAGATTCAAATCATACTCCAAAAAGGAGAGGCGTTTAACGATGCGGCCTTCGAAAACTTCAAAGAATACATCTGTGAAGAAACACAGGCGCTTTCGCTCGTATTACAGCCCCAAGTCAGCCAAGGCCGCACCATCGAGATGGAAGGCTTTGTACTCGAAGCCCTGATTCAAAAGGCCTAA
- a CDS encoding flavin monoamine oxidase family protein: MSETNNWYGEVLIIGAGAAGLSAAHLLHNQEISFMLLEASNRAGGRIWSIDDGFASFPLEMGAEEIHGSQSIWYECVRRAGKHLLRPSGWDYFYLNGRLDSERQWYQDQDLQWLDVFFAELYDYEGAEINLMHYIREQEVPPHLLPLLEAWVGNEYGTSNERIGLRSLIEADRAWLSGNGNYVLQEASCMSVIDKVFAEVMPKIKYGHAVKHIDYSGEFVRVTDQNGNLFFADKLIITVPLTVLQRNDIVFHPPLPETTQTAIHSLRMDAGLKVILKFSEAFWPANMQSLYGGTFVPEYWVTNLGRSQGEYLLTAFVNGKPAERLSEMPQADALALILQELGTLLGRANPKDLLLDYRWADWKKEPFIGGAYSYPSPNATQYRQALAQPINKTLYFAGEATHTGGHFATVHGAMETAYVAVERLLKDVGMLPQI, translated from the coding sequence ATGAGTGAGACAAACAACTGGTATGGCGAAGTCCTTATCATAGGAGCCGGAGCTGCGGGCTTATCAGCAGCACATCTGCTGCATAATCAGGAGATTTCTTTTATGTTATTAGAAGCCTCTAACCGCGCCGGAGGGCGTATTTGGAGCATAGACGATGGCTTTGCCTCGTTTCCGCTGGAGATGGGCGCAGAGGAGATTCACGGCAGCCAGTCGATTTGGTATGAGTGTGTACGGCGAGCAGGCAAACACCTGTTGCGGCCTAGCGGTTGGGATTATTTCTACCTCAATGGCCGCTTAGACTCAGAGCGGCAATGGTATCAAGACCAAGACTTACAGTGGTTGGATGTGTTTTTTGCAGAGCTATATGACTATGAAGGCGCAGAAATCAACCTTATGCACTATATCCGTGAGCAAGAAGTACCCCCACATTTGCTGCCATTATTGGAGGCTTGGGTGGGCAACGAATACGGTACTTCTAACGAACGTATCGGGCTACGTAGCCTGATTGAAGCTGATAGGGCCTGGTTATCGGGCAATGGCAATTATGTTTTGCAAGAGGCTTCGTGTATGTCGGTGATAGATAAAGTTTTTGCCGAAGTAATGCCGAAAATTAAGTATGGACACGCGGTTAAACATATTGATTATTCTGGCGAGTTTGTACGCGTAACAGACCAAAACGGCAACCTATTTTTTGCTGACAAGCTGATCATTACAGTTCCATTGACAGTCTTGCAGCGCAATGATATTGTGTTTCATCCACCCCTACCCGAAACAACCCAAACCGCTATCCATAGCCTTCGGATGGATGCAGGTTTGAAGGTTATCCTCAAGTTTAGCGAGGCTTTTTGGCCTGCCAATATGCAATCACTTTATGGGGGTACTTTTGTGCCCGAATACTGGGTAACCAATCTTGGACGAAGCCAAGGGGAATATCTGCTTACGGCCTTTGTAAATGGCAAACCTGCAGAGCGTCTTTCTGAAATGCCACAAGCGGATGCCTTGGCTCTTATTTTGCAAGAATTGGGCACGCTGCTAGGAAGAGCCAACCCCAAAGACCTCTTGCTGGATTACCGCTGGGCTGATTGGAAAAAGGAGCCGTTTATCGGAGGAGCTTATTCATATCCATCGCCAAACGCCACACAATATCGACAAGCTTTGGCACAACCTATCAACAAAACATTGTACTTTGCCGGAGAAGCTACTCATACCGGAGGGCATTTTGCCACCGTACACGGAGCGATGGAAACGGCCTATGTCGCCGTCGAACGGCTTTTGAAAGATGTGGGCATGCTGCCTCAAATCTAA
- a CDS encoding LiaF domain-containing protein has product MATTYGLPKKREEVIEVLQQAFNNQNLEEEEYERRLKEANSARSVEDLTLVVFDFPHDIRRKLFPESPLARTANTPTEAHLPQVIAPQEDTALTVMVTDTRQFAVLNEGPMRFTAIMATQKLDFRQAEVIDQDIHILVRCWLSTTVIDLRNEALDGRTLHINIHGALGEVKVMLPPGITVNRAVNVIGGDYTLKDHRRSWMYRVSDILQLNATPPPQPAQLTVNITGRYWFGSVRLVY; this is encoded by the coding sequence ATGGCTACCACCTACGGACTACCCAAAAAGCGCGAAGAAGTCATCGAAGTGCTACAACAAGCTTTCAACAACCAAAATCTTGAAGAAGAAGAATATGAACGCCGGCTGAAAGAGGCCAACAGCGCCCGCTCGGTTGAAGACTTGACCTTGGTCGTGTTTGATTTCCCACATGACATCCGTAGAAAACTGTTCCCTGAAAGCCCTCTAGCCAGAACAGCAAATACCCCAACAGAGGCGCATTTGCCTCAAGTAATCGCACCGCAAGAAGATACAGCCCTGACAGTAATGGTTACTGATACTAGGCAGTTTGCTGTGCTCAATGAAGGGCCTATGCGCTTTACGGCCATTATGGCGACTCAAAAGCTCGACTTCAGGCAGGCAGAGGTGATTGACCAAGACATCCATATTTTGGTGCGTTGTTGGCTCAGTACGACTGTCATCGACTTACGCAATGAAGCACTCGATGGCCGTACACTGCACATCAACATACATGGCGCGTTGGGGGAGGTCAAGGTGATGCTGCCGCCGGGCATTACGGTCAACAGAGCGGTGAACGTAATAGGAGGGGATTATACCCTCAAAGACCACCGACGCAGCTGGATGTACCGTGTCTCGGATATACTACAACTAAATGCGACCCCGCCCCCTCAGCCCGCCCAACTGACTGTAAACATTACCGGAAGGTATTGGTTTGGCAGCGTAAGGCTGGTATATTGA
- a CDS encoding 50S ribosomal protein L25/general stress protein Ctc translates to MKKVEIIGYKRANLGKAEAKRLRNEGLVPGVLYGGEQQVHFYSPMILFREVLYTPEACIVTLNIEGDIYECVLQEAQFHPVSEVMLHVDFLQIFPDKPVKMAVPITTVGVSPGVQAGGKLVYKMRKMRVKALPAQLPDTVQVDISELELGKSIKVREIAVEGYEILDNMSNPVVSIDIPRALRGKMGANAQ, encoded by the coding sequence ATGAAAAAAGTAGAGATTATAGGGTATAAAAGAGCAAATCTCGGTAAGGCAGAAGCCAAGCGCTTGCGCAACGAAGGTTTGGTACCAGGGGTACTATACGGCGGTGAGCAGCAGGTACACTTCTACTCTCCGATGATTTTGTTCCGCGAGGTGTTGTACACCCCCGAAGCTTGTATTGTTACACTCAATATCGAAGGCGATATCTATGAGTGTGTATTGCAAGAAGCTCAATTTCACCCAGTAAGTGAGGTGATGCTACACGTTGACTTTTTACAAATCTTCCCTGACAAGCCTGTGAAAATGGCCGTGCCTATCACGACTGTAGGTGTGTCTCCAGGGGTACAAGCTGGTGGTAAGTTGGTGTATAAAATGCGTAAAATGCGCGTAAAAGCACTTCCTGCCCAATTGCCTGATACTGTACAGGTAGACATCAGCGAATTAGAGCTGGGCAAGTCTATCAAAGTACGTGAGATTGCTGTAGAAGGCTATGAAATCCTAGACAATATGTCTAACCCCGTAGTTTCTATCGATATTCCAAGAGCACTCCGTGGCAAAATGGGCGCAAACGCTCAATAA
- a CDS encoding ribose-phosphate pyrophosphokinase, translating into MSAVKIFSGTNSRYLAEKIAAAYGKPLGELTVQRFNDGEMSPIFDESVRGCEIFLIQSTFPPADNLMELLLMIDAAKRASAASIVIVVPYFGYARQDRKDKPRVAIAAKLVANLFSAAGASRLMTCDLHAGQIQGFFDFPVDHLDGSAIFIPYIEQQNLENLVFAAPDVGGVGRARSYAKYFRADMVVCDKHRKRANEIASMQVIGNVESANVVLVDDIIDTGGTLCRAAEIIMEKGAKSVQAICTHPLLSGKAVENIENSVLTRLVVSDTIPLKTQSEKIHQLSVGELFATAIRRIHQHESISSLFIH; encoded by the coding sequence ATGTCTGCCGTAAAAATCTTCTCTGGGACAAACTCCCGCTACTTGGCCGAAAAAATAGCTGCTGCTTATGGCAAGCCTTTAGGCGAGCTGACTGTACAGCGCTTCAACGATGGCGAAATGTCTCCCATTTTCGACGAATCAGTTCGAGGATGTGAGATTTTTTTGATTCAGTCTACTTTCCCTCCGGCAGATAACCTGATGGAGCTCCTCCTGATGATAGATGCAGCCAAGCGTGCCTCTGCGGCCAGTATCGTGATTGTGGTGCCTTATTTTGGCTATGCTCGCCAAGACCGCAAAGACAAGCCCCGCGTCGCCATTGCTGCCAAGCTGGTGGCCAATTTGTTCTCGGCTGCTGGAGCAAGCCGCCTGATGACTTGCGACCTACACGCAGGCCAAATCCAAGGTTTTTTCGATTTTCCGGTAGATCATCTCGACGGGTCAGCCATCTTTATTCCTTATATCGAGCAGCAAAACCTTGAGAATCTCGTATTTGCCGCTCCTGACGTAGGCGGTGTGGGGCGCGCCCGTAGCTATGCCAAATACTTCCGTGCCGATATGGTCGTGTGTGACAAACACCGCAAGCGCGCCAACGAAATAGCCTCTATGCAGGTGATAGGCAATGTGGAAAGTGCCAATGTGGTTTTGGTGGATGATATCATCGACACTGGCGGAACACTCTGCCGCGCTGCCGAAATCATTATGGAGAAGGGGGCAAAATCTGTACAGGCTATCTGTACACACCCACTGCTTTCGGGCAAGGCAGTCGAAAATATTGAAAACTCTGTACTGACTAGGTTGGTCGTTTCGGATACCATTCCACTCAAGACCCAGTCAGAAAAAATACATCAGCTCAGTGTTGGGGAGCTTTTTGCAACGGCTATCCGCCGCATACACCAACACGAGTCTATCAGTTCTTTATTTATTCATTAA
- a CDS encoding alanine/glycine:cation symporter family protein, which translates to MADTQKPIALERFIIDASAFIWNVPILALLLGGGIFFMFYARFSPFRYFWHGVAILRGKYDNPDDPGEISHFQALSAALAATVGMGNISGVAVAITTGGPGALFWMWVSAFIGMATKFFTCTLAVMYRGRDTQGQPEGGPMYVITEGLGQQWRPLAVFFAIAGLFGATPMFQANQFTQVLRDMVLIPQGLSNAESHFYSDLLTGLALVILVSGVIFGGIKVIARQAERLVPMMVLLYVLTVVYILITHWAQVPACFALIFHDAFTGQAVLGGAVGEVIRTGVRRAAFSNEAGIGTAPMMHGAAKTSEPVREGLVAMLGPVIDTLIVCTMTALAILVTGVWQQKGANGISLTAQAFDQAIPDLGSWLLLLCAMVFSITTLFSYSYYGVKCLSFLIGARYKQRYNYFYIATIILGAVGSIEGVLSFIDLMYALMAIPTMVSALILAPKVRQASQVYFDKLRRQELRHR; encoded by the coding sequence ATGGCAGATACTCAAAAACCGATAGCCCTAGAACGATTCATCATTGATGCTAGCGCTTTTATTTGGAATGTCCCTATTTTGGCTTTGTTGCTTGGTGGGGGTATTTTTTTTATGTTTTATGCTCGGTTTTCGCCTTTTCGGTACTTCTGGCACGGAGTTGCTATTTTGCGGGGCAAATATGACAACCCCGACGATCCGGGCGAGATTAGTCATTTTCAGGCACTCTCCGCAGCCCTAGCGGCCACCGTCGGAATGGGCAATATCAGCGGGGTAGCTGTAGCCATTACTACCGGAGGGCCGGGAGCGCTGTTCTGGATGTGGGTCAGCGCCTTCATTGGGATGGCCACCAAGTTTTTTACCTGTACGCTGGCCGTCATGTACCGTGGGCGTGATACCCAAGGCCAACCCGAAGGCGGGCCGATGTATGTCATCACCGAAGGTTTGGGGCAACAATGGAGGCCACTGGCCGTGTTTTTTGCCATTGCAGGCCTGTTTGGGGCTACCCCTATGTTTCAGGCCAACCAGTTTACACAAGTGCTGCGCGATATGGTGCTGATTCCACAGGGTCTGAGTAATGCCGAGTCTCATTTTTATAGTGATTTGCTCACTGGTTTGGCCTTGGTTATACTGGTGTCGGGAGTGATTTTTGGAGGTATCAAGGTCATAGCACGCCAAGCCGAGCGACTCGTGCCAATGATGGTACTGCTCTATGTCCTGACTGTGGTATACATCCTGATAACACACTGGGCACAAGTACCGGCCTGTTTTGCCCTGATTTTCCACGATGCCTTCACTGGTCAGGCAGTGCTGGGCGGGGCTGTGGGTGAGGTCATTCGTACTGGTGTAAGGCGAGCGGCCTTTTCCAACGAAGCTGGTATCGGTACTGCGCCTATGATGCATGGAGCAGCCAAAACCTCGGAGCCCGTGCGTGAGGGCCTGGTGGCCATGCTCGGCCCAGTGATTGATACCCTCATTGTCTGTACGATGACTGCCTTGGCTATTTTGGTTACGGGTGTGTGGCAACAAAAAGGAGCCAATGGTATCAGTCTGACAGCTCAGGCCTTTGACCAAGCCATTCCCGACCTTGGTAGCTGGCTCTTGCTCTTGTGTGCGATGGTCTTTTCTATCACCACACTCTTCTCCTATTCTTATTATGGTGTCAAATGTTTGTCTTTTTTGATAGGAGCACGCTACAAGCAGCGCTACAACTATTTTTATATCGCCACCATCATCTTGGGCGCTGTGGGCTCCATCGAAGGAGTGCTGAGTTTTATTGATCTTATGTATGCCCTGATGGCCATCCCCACCATGGTATCAGCCCTGATATTGGCTCCCAAAGTCCGGCAGGCTAGCCAAGTATATTTTGATAAATTGAGACGGCAAGAGCTGAGACATCGCTAG
- a CDS encoding biotin/lipoyl-binding protein — protein sequence MDLGKFQKVAEVSLDLDEESAYNPHIASTLLTPERELLKVYVRNGQKVGAGQVLAELDKSEWQLALQTAENDLALTREEYIKEVIDYGGDLSQANAGIDPVLHERIRVRKGLKGVELKVQQAQMQLDWATAPQCFNNPR from the coding sequence ATGGACTTGGGCAAGTTCCAAAAAGTGGCGGAAGTGAGTTTGGACTTGGATGAGGAGAGCGCCTATAATCCACATATTGCGAGTACTTTATTGACTCCCGAACGGGAGTTATTAAAAGTGTATGTGCGCAACGGCCAAAAGGTGGGTGCAGGGCAAGTACTGGCCGAGCTGGATAAGTCCGAATGGCAATTGGCACTGCAAACAGCAGAGAATGACTTGGCCTTGACTAGGGAAGAGTATATCAAAGAAGTGATTGACTATGGCGGAGATTTGAGTCAAGCCAATGCGGGCATAGACCCCGTGCTGCATGAGCGCATCAGGGTGCGCAAAGGACTGAAGGGGGTAGAACTCAAAGTACAACAGGCACAAATGCAGCTCGACTGGGCTACAGCGCCGCAGTGTTTTAATAACCCCCGATGA
- a CDS encoding efflux RND transporter permease subunit, giving the protein MQALGITDELLAQTITQNNQELGTISVKDGQYRYFMKLTAQIRNSEDVRNISFITPGGQVLPLYQFAQVYDTVARAQGLHLFNHQEAVAITIHKQAQAQMPVLMQALEEAVVQFEKDYPQVAFQLTQNQSSLLQAAIGNLQSDLLFGGCFAFLVLFLFMGNYKAPFLIGVILPTSLVMSFLIFYVFGIAINIISLSGLALGLGMTIDNAIIIFDNIAKKRQEGLDLLDSCVEGTAEMIPPLVSSSLTTLAVCWRCWPGCLSTWPCA; this is encoded by the coding sequence ATGCAGGCACTGGGCATTACCGATGAGCTATTGGCACAAACCATCACCCAAAACAACCAAGAGCTGGGCACTATTTCGGTCAAGGACGGGCAGTATCGTTATTTTATGAAGCTGACCGCCCAAATACGCAACAGCGAAGATGTACGCAATATCAGCTTCATTACCCCCGGTGGTCAGGTGTTGCCTTTGTATCAGTTTGCCCAAGTATATGATACCGTTGCACGGGCGCAAGGGCTGCACCTCTTCAACCACCAAGAGGCTGTGGCCATTACCATCCACAAACAAGCGCAGGCCCAAATGCCTGTGCTGATGCAAGCATTGGAGGAGGCCGTTGTGCAGTTCGAGAAAGACTACCCCCAAGTGGCTTTCCAACTGACTCAAAATCAGTCGTCCTTGTTACAGGCCGCCATTGGCAACCTCCAAAGTGATTTGCTCTTTGGGGGATGCTTTGCGTTTTTGGTGTTGTTTCTGTTTATGGGCAATTACAAAGCGCCTTTTTTGATAGGGGTGATTCTACCCACCTCCTTGGTGATGAGTTTTTTGATTTTCTATGTGTTTGGGATTGCCATCAATATCATCTCCTTGTCGGGCTTGGCACTGGGCTTGGGGATGACCATAGACAATGCCATCATTATTTTTGACAACATCGCCAAAAAACGGCAAGAAGGGCTCGATTTGTTGGATAGCTGTGTGGAGGGCACGGCAGAGATGATACCCCCGCTGGTGAGCTCTTCGCTCACTACCTTGGCCGTTTGTTGGCGCTGTTGGCCGGGCTGTCTGTCAACTTGGCCTTGTGCCTAG